Within Roseibium sp. HPY-6, the genomic segment GCCAGCATTTGCGGATCCTCGGGAAGGACCGCGAGGAAGTTTGCCGCCTGCTCGCGCCCAGGCTTGCACAAACTGAAAAAGTGGTATGCGCCTCTGGCGAGCCCGACCGCACCCGCGCCGGCCCAGTTCCGGGCAAAGGCGCTGTCTTTGAAGTCTCCGCCTTCACTGGCCTTCATATAGGCAAACGCGACGTCGTCGCCCGCGACCTTTGACCAGTCGATTTCACCCAGATGGTGAGAAACGTCTATGCCGCGAATGGGAAACTCGTCCCTGTCCGGTTCCCAGTTCATGAAGAAAAACGCAGCCCCCGCGATCGAAATGACGCAACCGACGACAACGTAAAACACCGTGCGAAAAATTGCCTGCAAGAACTTCATTCTGCCACCCATCCCCTCGGCAAGGGGAATGTGACGGAAAAGTCTTAAGATTCAGGCTAAAAAATTCGGCCAGAGCGGCGGTGCAGCCAATTCCAGAACGTTTCCGTCCGGGTCGTTGAAATAGACGCTTGTGCCTCCTGCGGGCCAAACGACTTCGCTCGTGATCTCGACGCCGCTCCTTGCCAGATAGTCGCGCCAGGGCTGCAACTGCTCGACGTCAATTCGAAAAGCAAAATGACTGCGCCCTGTAGTGTCGTGTCCGGGCACGGTACCGCCGGGCGTCTCGACATCATCGCCGGTGTGGCCACGATGAAAGACAAGCAGCGCCTGTCCAGGGCCGGCGTCGTAGGCATACAGGCGCTCTCCCGCCACCATGCGTTTGAGCCCAAGACAATCTGCATAAAACGCATGAGCAACGGCCATGTCGTCAACATAAACCGCTGTTTCCAGGATGCCGGCGATTCTGGGTCTGTCCATTGCACTACACTCGTCTGGATCCGTCACCATTGTATATTCCAACCATAATGGCCGTGACAAATCGCAAGTATATTTAACAATATCAACTAAAAGGTGCAGTTTTAAAAACAAACACGAAGATAAACTAAAGAATTAATTCAAAT encodes:
- a CDS encoding GH25 family lysozyme → MKFLQAIFRTVFYVVVGCVISIAGAAFFFMNWEPDRDEFPIRGIDVSHHLGEIDWSKVAGDDVAFAYMKASEGGDFKDSAFARNWAGAGAVGLARGAYHFFSLCKPGREQAANFLAVLPEDPQMLAPALDLEFTGNCARRPPVEDVLREISNFVAMVEQAAGKQVILYAPEEFYRAYLKGQGLNRRLWTRSIWHSPSYTKDWTLWQYQDSGMVEGVAGNVDLNVLGTGIAVQDLQS
- a CDS encoding VOC family protein, with the protein product MDRPRIAGILETAVYVDDMAVAHAFYADCLGLKRMVAGERLYAYDAGPGQALLVFHRGHTGDDVETPGGTVPGHDTTGRSHFAFRIDVEQLQPWRDYLARSGVEITSEVVWPAGGTSVYFNDPDGNVLELAAPPLWPNFLA